The sequence below is a genomic window from Haematobia irritans isolate KBUSLIRL chromosome 3, ASM5000362v1, whole genome shotgun sequence.
ATATTTTGATCCACAGGTGAGAccatttatagaaaacaaaaatttcaatcctttaatgcatttttctataatttctagCTACTTAAGGCAGTTGATGACCAAGAATCACAAGTAGTTTGTTTGGAGTGCTGGGAAACAATCGACCACTTCCATACATTCCAGATTAACATATTAAAAGCTCATGAAGAATTAGAAAAAAGTTTACAGGAAATAGCACATATTGCTATGAATGAAGAAGAAATTAATTTAGGTATGGATattggtgcagaaaacacattTGAAATGAGATGTGGTGGGGAAAATGAACggtatgtaaatttttttcctcaTAAAAAAGTTTATGGTCTTTACAACGTATTTCATAGAATTGACATCGAAGAAACTAAGAGGAAGAAGAATACACTCATGAGTAGAAAGTCATCTTGCGCCAAAAAAAGCATTTCAAGCACCAGAAGAGTACCTTTGATTCGATCTAAGAAGCAACTTTGTGATGATAATACGGAAAATTCCAATGTAGATATAGACGCCATTATTGCTCAATGGAAACCTGAACTAGAGTGTGCCTTTTGTACTGCAACCGCAACTACATTCAATTTGTTGCGTTTACATTATCGTAATGAACATCCCAATGAGAAGTGTTATGCAACATGCTGTGGGCGCAAATTCGCTAAACGCTGTGGTATATATGAGCATATACAGGTTCATCTAGATCCAAACACTTTCAGATGCAATGTATGTGGAAAATGTAGCACCAGTAGTCGTAATCTCTCCAAACATATACGAGAGTTACATACTGATGAGGGGAAAAAGCGTCCCTTCCAATGCCAAGTGTGTCAAAAACATTTCCAAAATAAAACGAATTTACGGACACACATGGAAACTCATTTGGAAGTAAAAGAAGAGCATATGTGTAGGGATTGTGGTAAAGGTTTCTCTACGGAGCAGCGTAGAAAAGTACATGAACGTACTGTACATAATGTCGATAGGGTCTGTGAAGAATGTGGCAAAATTGTTCATGGAATTTATGCCCTAAAACGGCATTTACAGGAACATGCTGGCTTGGTTAAACAAAAATGGCCTTGCGACCTATGTGAAACTGAATTACATTCCCATTCAGGTCTGAAGCGACATAAATTGTTAAGGCATAACGATGGGTCTACTGCATACGTGTGCTCTGACTGTGGAAAAATATCTCCCTCCAGAACCGCATTGTACAGCCACAAACGATTGGTACATATGATGGAGCGTAAATACAAATGTGAAATTTGCggaaaatcattcaaattttcccaCAATTTAAAGGAACATTTGGCATGGCATACTAACACAGATCTTTATCAGTGTCCACACTGCCCAAAAACGTTTAAAATGAAAGCAAATATGCAACGCCACCGGAAAAGGGACCATCAAAAAGAATGGTCTGAGTCTGGAGATAAGAAACATATAAGAAATagattgaatttaaatattgtaaaaaacgaAATTATTCTATGAAATCATTAAAAACATGCATTAGGAAATTAACTTGCCACTTTCATGAGTGGAATGGAgtaaactaatattttttttgtttaaaataaaaaaaaaatctgctgtTAAGACTAATGTTTTAAAAGCTTCTAAATGTGATCAGCAAATATTTGTTTTGCTGCTATACCATAATTGGAGAAAAATTCTTCAGCAAATTCATTTAAAGTggctttcaactgtcatttgggttttaaagagattttaaaatttgagcGCGGATTTTGAGCGTAATGTGTAGAGTCTACAagtcagcaaaaaatacttaaaagatcaattgatttttattaaggGCCCATAGGACACTCttccaaaatttggacaaaaaattcaCGTATTATGTTAATTTAAGAAATGAGCAAAAATTTAATCAGATTTCAAAAGAGTAAGttgataatattaaaaaatatttatagtttcACCCGGTTAGCAGCAAATTTGTCACTGTTATATAGACTAAGAAATATGTGCTAATTTACCAAGActgttaaaatataaatttttttgtcagctgGGAAAGAAAAtcgaattaataaataaataaaacagggAAAATAGGCACAAAAAAGAGTTTTCGAAATAACACTGttctttgatttttaaataatagaaaatatagaGCAAATAAGTAAGTTGAGGCGAGGCCGAAACCTCAAAAACACACCAGCTAGCCACatgagctaccgtggtgcaatgatgggcatgctcgtctataaaaagtatatcacttgttatacctcattcacattacacttccaaagtcCACTttgactagatttcaactgtcatttaccttataaaaaagggatttcaaatctacttttagtagatttcgagcctaatgtaaacaaggtattaaaaacctacgCCAAAAAAATGCTTTGTTTAACTATGTGAGAAAAGTAAATAAAACCAAGATGAATTCTAacagccaatttctcatatccgaaacgaacGCTTTCGTTGGACTGAAATGcctaaaacagctgattttcctTCCTTTTCGGATATGAGGAATTGGCTGTATTGTGAATGTAACCAAATTTGTGATAAATATAGACGTAGGAGAAATATTTGTATTCAAGCAATAatccatttgtttttgttttcccttGTGCTTGAAAATGGTTTAAATTCTAACTTGTTTCAAGCTTTTTTAGTTAAACTAAAGACGGATAGATTTTTAATAATTGCTTGGTAACATTGGCTATTGAACCCCCATATTCCTTTTGTGCTACATTTCGTAAACATCCCATTCGACATTAGAAAATTGCTGAGccaaatatgttatttttttatcctCTAAATCGATTggtgaattaattttattttgaaatgaacgTTTGCGAGCTATTGGTATGTCGCCTATGCGTTTCTTTACGGCAGGAGTATAGAAATCTCTACGATGATAACGGTGAAGGAAATGATGTCTATGAGATTACGCTGAAATATTTTGacccaattgtaatttttttttgtaaaattttgtttcatccttcgaaattaacttaaaattcatttaaataatttcagttACTGAGTCCAGCTAGTGAACATGATTCTAAAGTTATATGCTTACAATGCTGGAAGCACATAAGTGATTTCTATAGTTTTCAACAATCTGTACTACAAGCGCAAGGCCAATTACAAAGTGATGTTAAGGATATTCCGGAAGTAAAATTAGAAGAAGAAATTGTAAACGTTCCTACATCTGCCGAAGCTGTAAACTCCATTACAAATTTCTGCAACAATGATGATTTAAAGGATGAATGTTATATGTCAGATCATTTTGATGATGGAATAAAAGACGACAACCCATTTTCTTCTGATGACGAGAAGCCTCTGATTCATCATATTATCAAGTCCAAAGAAAAAAGAAGCAACGAAACCCAAAATGTTCaagatgaagaaaaggaaaagtcCAGCGGACCtatgaaaaaacaaagaaaGCCGAGGAAACCTAGGAGCCCAAAAAAGgtgcaaaatattaaaatggaaCCAATTGTAAAGAGGAAAAGGAAAGCACCACTAATTGATGTTACAACTAAAAATGGACAAGATCCTAATGCGTCATCTAGCAATGAACTTGACGATTCAAGAAGATCTGTTAAGGAAAAAACTAAGGAGTGTGACGCATTTATATCACAGTGGAAACAGGAGCTGGAATGTGTTTGCTGTTCAACGACAGTATCTAATTTTACTTTACTTCGAAACCATTTTCGATTTGCTCACCCAACCGAAAAGTGTTATGTTATTTGTTGTCAGCGCAAGTTTTATCACCGATTTCATATAGTGGAACACATACGATTACATATTGATCCTAATGCTTTTAAATGTGAAGAATGCGGAAGATGTTCTACTAATAGTCGTAATCTTGCAAAACATAAGCGCGAAATGCACACAGAACAAGGAAAGCAACGTCCATTTGAGTGCGATATatgtcataaaaaattttccaataaaactaTTTTGCGAACCCACCTTGAAGTTCATGAGAGTTCGAAGGACCACATTTGTAGCGAATGCGGTAAAGGATTTCCATCAGAAAATCGGCGCAAAATACATGAACGTATGGTACATCAAGCCGATAGAATATGTGACCAATGCGGCAAAACTATCCATGGTGTATATGCTCTTAAAATGCATTTATTAGAACATCGTGGGATAAAAAAGCCCAAATGGCCCTGTGATATATGCAATGCAGAACTCAATTCCCATTCAAGTTTGAAAAGGCATAAACTGATCACACATCATGATGGCTCTACCGCATATATCTGTAGTGAGTGCGGTAAAGTCTTCACCTCTGAAAATGCATTAAGAAGTCATAAGAGAATTGTTCATTTGATCCAACGCAAATTTAAATGTACAATCTGTGATAAAGCATTTaagtttccgaaaattttacggGAGCATATGGCATCTCATACTGGCATTGATCTTTACCAATGTCCACATTGCCCCAAGACATTTAAGGTTAGTGCTAATATGCACCATCATCGTAAAAAAGCGCATCCAAAAGAATGGGCGGAAGCGAGAATTAACAAGAGAGTTACGAAAAAAGTCGATATAAGTTTGGTATCTAATGAAGTAATTATTTAAGTTCCGTATTTAAttcaacaaaaagaaataaacacGCGTGTATAAAATATAAACTCTGAACATTCCTAAAAGTGGTGAAGTTGGTATGTTTGCAATTTTAAGGGCATATAAACAGTTCCACTTATAgcttattgtaaagaaaataaactttttgcacTGTTGATTCATATCGTTCGATTATCGAGCTAATATAGTCATATTTTGTCTTTCTTTACTAAAAATCAGTTGCTTTGTCCTTTTTAATGGCTCCccattcattaaaaaattccaaTGTACTAACATAAGTTTCCAATCATACAAAATCACATTACAATCACAAGGctttcatacaaaaatgttaGAAGTGTTTTCAAGCGGAACACATCCTTATTTCTTGGCGTGCACCAAATTTGCGTTAATTCTATTGATTGAAGAATTGAATTTTCTATTTGAAAGCAACAGCTCGTTTAGAGTTAGGGCTGTCACCAGGGATAAATCCCGTCCATAAATTCCGggattttcgggacgggattaatTTCGAATCccgggatatttttttttaatcccgggattttttattttaaataaataaataccgggatttttcgggatcccgaaaaactaattcaaattcgttaaatttgtggcttttattaataaattggagtcttcATTCAGTGCAAACGGTGTTTAGATTTCATACcagacaaattgagttaataaacatttatgataCACGACGAGTAAGTATTTATTATAACACATGAGGTATTCTATAAAAAGCACaattcatcaaaaatcgaagtaAAGGATAATGTCCTCAAGCAATGATAAAAAGTCCGTCGACAATATGACAAGATCgcgtttatctgataaaaatttagATGTCGTGATATTTTTAGGAAGTTACTGAAAGCTATAATGTACAAAAGGATTAACACAAGTGTACGAAAATATACctaatcaaaatccttaaaatgttttgctgaataagatagcgatatgaaactgctttttgtcataattttttgtttttcttttctttttgagTTGGACTAGGTGTTCGTTAAGTATTATAGCAATTTGATATAGTGTATTTGATATAGTGTATAGTGGCCCATGCTTTGCTGATGTCTCAGATTAACTATTGTATCGAGGTGGTATCTTGTACGTTTCAATATAATAGGTCAAAGATTGCTCTGATTCTGAACAGGGTAGTGCGTTATGTTTTTGGGTTGCGTATTTTTGAACACGTGACAGATAAGGTAATTGATTTTCTTGGTTCTTCATTTGAACCTTACGTTTTGTCGCGGAGATTAATGTTTTTCCATAGGATGAAAAGAAATGGGTTGTTACATGAACTTCTTCAGGGATTTGTTTTTTCCAGATCGGTGAGAAATCCGCAGATAATTATACCACGAATAAATTGTTCCCTTTTTGAGAGGGGGTTTATTCTTACTACTGCTAGGGTTTGGAACAATCTTCCTGTAGCAGTaagggattttgggcttcctgaGAATCAATTTAGGAACTTGCTACTGACTAGTTTGAATGAATATATTTAATGTTGACTGTTATTTACCAATGGTAGGTGTTAgtttacctttattaatattagTTTTCTATGTGACTTTGGCCAAAGTGAGGATGGTGGAGTGGTAGGCATTGTAGGGTAATTTAAGTATTAATGATTAGGATTGATAACTTTACAATTACTATTAATGTATTACTATTTTTAAGAACAATACGATTTATTGGCCACGAAGGCTTACTGTattgttaaataaatgaaatgaaatttctttttaatttaaccttatgttcttttgttaataaaattgaattaaactaaattaatgtacaacaattttttggcgcTCTAGAATGTTATTATTTAAACTATTTAAAATATCccgaaaaaatcccgggattcgggattttaaaatatagaaaaaaaaaattataaaaatcgattccgaatgacagcccttcaaatagaaaataaatcaaCCCTTTCGAAAACTTTTCACCAATGTACCATTCACAATATAACAATAACAATGTTTTCAATTctgtttatttaaataattttataagaaactgtggtgttttaaaaaaaacgttttGGGTTGTTGACGATTATTATGGTATCACTCTATGGAAACTATGGGGATAAAATCGAACGGAGAAACACCTCCAGTGTAAATGCATTTGTTTATTACCTTCTTACGGTATTAAACGAGCATAATTAAATGACACACTCGGGTAATTATTCAAAAGGTTGGAGATTTTTTGTATAATCTTTTtccataaatcaatattttctacTCATTCAACGTACGTTTTGTGCAATACGAACTCTAATAATTCATTGCCAAATAAAAGAATTGTATTCGATATTGACAACCCTATCACAGCTGGAAAAATAAAACTTACTTTGAAGATTTCGTGTTGTTTTCATtccaacaattttaaaattaaaaatttacatataaatcAATGTAATTATGGATCAATCCGTGTTATGCCGCCTGTGCGTGGAAATGTGCATTGATTGTAAGAAATTATATGATGAGGGTGGAAGCAGTACAGAAGTATATGATATCACTGTGAAATTTTTCGATCCCATGAtggtaaatgaacaaaaataaaatattttatgtttttctcAATATCCAGCTACTAAATATCCACATAACAAATAAATATCCAAGTAACAAATgaacaaaactaaaatattttatctttttCTCAATATCCAGCTAGTAAATATGGACCAAGAAACGCAATTCACAAATGAAAAGGAACCAGTGATATGCCTTGCTTGCTGGAAACACATATatgatttttacaattttcaacaATCTGTTATCTTAGCACAATCAAAACTCGCTTCCGACATAAAACAGATCGAAACAGTGATAAAGACAGAAGACGAATACTTGTTTGAACCAACTCCAGAAATGCTTAAAGATGATGTCAGCGATAGGGATAGTTTTAACCAAGCGATAGCTTCTGAAGAGGACAAGTATGATTTACCCCAACCGGATAATGATTTTTTCGATGATCACAAAGAAAATGAATTCAGTTCAGATGACGAAAAACCGCTATTAGAATGCATAAATAAAACACGCACAAGGAAGTCATTATCAAATAGTATTCCGACTGGCGATAGGGAAGATAATATTGATAAAGTTATTCCAAAAAAACGTGGAAGGAAACCTAAGGTCAATGCAGACAAAGGCGCAAAAGCAAAACGGTCTAAAGAAAAGGTTAGGAGTGCCAATGAAGAAGATGCTCAGGAAAGAAGCGAAAAAGAAGcttctaaaatattaaaaaatggaataaatgcCAGACAAAAATCCAAGGAAATTGATGAGTTTATAGCACAATGGAAGCAAGATTTGGAGTGCGTAATTTGTAGCAAATCATATCCAAATTTAACGTTACTACGCAAACACTTTCGAGATGAACATCCcaaagaaaaatgttatattatgTGCTGCCAGCGTAAACTGCGACATCGTTTCCACATAGAAGAACATATACGTTTCCATATAGACCcgacagcatttaaatgtgaagaaTGTGGCAAATGTTGTACAACCAGTAGGAGTTTAAATTCCCATAAATTGGAAAAGCACACGGAAGAAGGACAACAACGTTCTTTCGAATGTCCGATATGCCAAAAGCGCTTTGCGAAGAAGACTGTATTAAAATGTCACATAGAAACGCACAAAACAGGAACAGATTATGTTTGTGGTGAATGCGGCAAGGGATTCCCTACCGAACAGAGAAGGAAAGTCCATGAAAGAACAGTGCATAACGTCGACAGAGTCTGTGAACAATGCGGTAAAACAATTCATGGTATTTACGCCCTGAAACAACATTTATTGGAGCACCAAGGCATTCAAAAACCTAAGTGGCCATGTGACATTTGTAATGCCCAGCTTTATTCCCATTCTAGCCTAAAGCGTCATAAGCAAGTTGCACATCATGATGGTAGTACTGTATATGTATGTAGTGAATGCGGAAAAATTGCTGCTACTGAAACAGCTTTGCGAAGTCATAAGAAATATGTGCACCAGGCTGAAAGAAAGCACAAATGCACAATATGTGATAAAGCATTTAAAGTAGCCGTAGTTCTGCGCGAACATATGGCATCACATACTGGTATTGATCTTTATACTTGTCCCCATTGTCCAAGAACATTCAAAGTTAGCTCAAATATGCACCATCATCGAAAAAAGGCCCATCCCAAGGAGTGGGCGGAAGGTAGACTGAATCGTCCGATAGTGGCTAAGGTTGACGTTAATCAAGTTTCTAACGAAGTAGTATTATAATTTGCATTTTGTTTAAggaaataaatgaaaacaattaacaaaaatgaatctaaatttttatgaagTTTTTCTAATTGAAGTTGGCATTTATTTCACAAGTTAATTAACGAAGTTTTCAGTCAttcatagttaaaaaaaaatatttacacactcataaaattgataattaataaaatgcaCCAAGTGATTTTCATACTCTAAACATCTATTATATGTGACCAGGTAGAGTAACTTTGGTGAGAAGTTCTAGTACTCCTAAAGGGTTGTTAGAcatattcataaaaatattgctGTACTAAAGCATTAATATGTTTTAAAGAAATGCAGAATTAATATATGTACAGATTTAAAGTACATTTATTAATGccgaatttgtttaaaaaatgcaaatgcCTTATCGCTACAAACACAACAACTCCTTTCGTTCTCCtagtgagccaccgtggtgcaatggtttcaCAACAGtctgaaataaagggtgatttgttaagagcttgataacttttttaaaaaaaaaacgcataaaatttgcaaaatctcatcggttctttatttgaaacgttagattggtccatgacatttactttttgaagataatttcatttaaatgttgaccgcggctgcgtcttaggtggtccattcggaaagtccaattttgggcaactttttcgagcatttcggccggaatagcccgaatttcttcggaaatgtt
It includes:
- the LOC142228920 gene encoding uncharacterized protein LOC142228920, giving the protein MNVCELLVCRLCVSLRQEYRNLYDDNGEGNDVYEITLKYFDPILLSPASEHDSKVICLQCWKHISDFYSFQQSVLQAQGQLQSDVKDIPEVKLEEEIVNVPTSAEAVNSITNFCNNDDLKDECYMSDHFDDGIKDDNPFSSDDEKPLIHHIIKSKEKRSNETQNVQDEEKEKSSGPMKKQRKPRKPRSPKKVQNIKMEPIVKRKRKAPLIDVTTKNGQDPNASSSNELDDSRRSVKEKTKECDAFISQWKQELECVCCSTTVSNFTLLRNHFRFAHPTEKCYVICCQRKFYHRFHIVEHIRLHIDPNAFKCEECGRCSTNSRNLAKHKREMHTEQGKQRPFECDICHKKFSNKTILRTHLEVHESSKDHICSECGKGFPSENRRKIHERMVHQADRICDQCGKTIHGVYALKMHLLEHRGIKKPKWPCDICNAELNSHSSLKRHKLITHHDGSTAYICSECGKVFTSENALRSHKRIVHLIQRKFKCTICDKAFKFPKILREHMASHTGIDLYQCPHCPKTFKVSANMHHHRKKAHPKEWAEARINKRVTKKVDISLVSNEVIIINVIMDQSVLCRLCVEMCIDCKKLYDEGGSSTEVYDITVKFFDPMMLVNMDQETQFTNEKEPVICLACWKHIYDFYNFQQSVILAQSKLASDIKQIETVIKTEDEYLFEPTPEMLKDDVSDRDSFNQAIASEEDKYDLPQPDNDFFDDHKENEFSSDDEKPLLECINKTRTRKSLSNSIPTGDREDNIDKVIPKKRGRKPKVNADKGAKAKRSKEKVRSANEEDAQERSEKEASKILKNGINARQKSKEIDEFIAQWKQDLECVICSKSYPNLTLLRKHFRDEHPKEKCYIMCCQRKLRHRFHIEEHIRFHIDPTAFKCEECGKCCTTSRSLNSHKLEKHTEEGQQRSFECPICQKRFAKKTVLKCHIETHKTGTDYVCGECGKGFPTEQRRKVHERTVHNVDRVCEQCGKTIHGIYALKQHLLEHQGIQKPKWPCDICNAQLYSHSSLKRHKQVAHHDGSTVYVCSECGKIAATETALRSHKKYVHQAERKHKCTICDKAFKVAVVLREHMASHTGIDLYTCPHCPRTFKVSSNMHHHRKKAHPKEWAEGRLNRPIVAKVDVNQVSNEVVL
- the LOC142230694 gene encoding zinc finger Y-chromosomal protein 2-like; the encoded protein is MREKQFCRLCINLCSEYKEMCNEKGQETYIYEMALKYFDPQLLKAVDDQESQVVCLECWETIDHFHTFQINILKAHEELEKSLQEIAHIAMNEEEINLGMDIGAENTFEMRCGGENERIDIEETKRKKNTLMSRKSSCAKKSISSTRRVPLIRSKKQLCDDNTENSNVDIDAIIAQWKPELECAFCTATATTFNLLRLHYRNEHPNEKCYATCCGRKFAKRCGIYEHIQVHLDPNTFRCNVCGKCSTSSRNLSKHIRELHTDEGKKRPFQCQVCQKHFQNKTNLRTHMETHLEVKEEHMCRDCGKGFSTEQRRKVHERTVHNVDRVCEECGKIVHGIYALKRHLQEHAGLVKQKWPCDLCETELHSHSGLKRHKLLRHNDGSTAYVCSDCGKISPSRTALYSHKRLVHMMERKYKCEICGKSFKFSHNLKEHLAWHTNTDLYQCPHCPKTFKMKANMQRHRKRDHQKEWSESGDKKHIRNRLNLNIVKNEIIL